A single window of Debaryomyces hansenii CBS767 chromosome F complete sequence DNA harbors:
- a CDS encoding DEHA2F24112p (similar to CA3581|IPF16143 Candida albicans IPF16143): MLLNALGKEVNSLISRPLIRHGSRKIKHKVPEKIPVQLLKDHPAVGLQGEIVRVRPAFMRNYLHRDNGACYLTKDQGPRIPVAEKSRQKERKPVVEAKIDNKIVEQVESQKDDGNTGAMSLDELSNLFNTMKTSRRTKQGAEADESKQAFEASTQEIAYTASELQQAIPRVHTVLLNDTVKLPIDKSYVSSLIYDMAGVQIPHASIKLSTLANSRALLNEISAVGDYTMTLEVPGDRNGVQRTLRVQ, encoded by the coding sequence ATGTTGTTGAATGCTCTAGGGAAGGAAGTGAACTCTTTAATATCAAGACCTTTGATAAGACATGGGTCAAGAAAAATCAAACATAAGGTACCTGAAAAAATACCtgttcaattattgaaagatcATCCGGCAGTGGGCTTACAAGGGGAAATAGTGAGAGTCAGGCCAGCATTCATGAGGAACTATTTGCACAGAGATAATGGTGCTTGTTATCTTACCAAGGACCAAGGACCACGTATTCCGGTTGCTGAAAAATCCAGACAAAAGGAAAGAAAGCCAGTAGTAGAAGCCAAGATCGACAACAAGATAGTCGAACAAGTGGAAAGCCAGAAGGATGATGGCAATACTGGAGCCATGTCTTTGGACGAATTATCGAACTTATTTAACACCATGAAGACTAGCAGAAGGACTAAACAAGGTGCTGAGGCCGACGAACTGAAGCAAGCTTTCGAAGCAAGTACCCAGGAAATTGCATACACCGCATCAGAATTACAACAAGCTATTCCAAGGGTACACACTGTTTTGTTGAACGACACTGTCAAGCTTCCTATTGATAAGTCTTATGTATCATCTTTAATCTATGATATGGCTGGGGTTCAAATTCCACATGCCTCCATCAAGTTGAGCACACTCGCCAATAGTAGGGCATTGCTCAATGAAATCAGTGCTGTTGGTGATTATACGATGACTTTAGAAGTTCCAGGTGATAGAAACGGTGTTCAGAGAACACTCAGAGTTCAATAG
- a CDS encoding DEHA2F24024p (similar to CA3577|IPF11106 Candida albicans IPF11106), translating into MAILTIRDYRGATVEDLDIKPAISINPTTHLNEALEVAYEHEFTYLPVIHESNKKLLGIFNVEDLKTTSNAENKVRLAPLVKNHMLWFHQKAKDNYEKDHQEPQKINKTALNTTILKPQTKGKSFNIITPMSPLEELANFFAEGVYFAIVTNDEGTLVYGVATPEDLTRYENSRPRL; encoded by the coding sequence ATGGCCATCTTAACCATCAGAGACTATCGTGGTGCAACGGTAGAAGATTTAGATATTAAACCTGCTATTTCAATTAACCCAACTACTCATTTGAACGAAGCGTTGGAAGTAGCATACGAGCATGAATTCACATACTTACCAGTAATCCATGAGTCAAATAAGAAGCTTTTAGGAATTTTCAACGTCGAAGACTTGAAAACCACTAGTAATGCAGAGAACAAAGTTCGTTTGGCGCCGCTTGTGAAGAACCACATGTTATGGTTCCACCAAAAGGCAAAAGATAACTACGAAAAGGATCATCAAGAACCACAAAAGATTAACAAGACGGCACTTAATACTACAATCTTGAAACCTCAAACCAAGGGTAAATCgttcaatattataacACCCATGAGTCCTTTGGAGGAGTTGGCTAATTTCTTTGCTGAGGGCGTTTATTTCGCTATTGTCACCAACGATGAAGGAACCCTTGTTTATGGAGTGGCCACTCCTGAAGACTTAACGAGATATGAAAATTCCAGACCAAGATTATGA
- a CDS encoding DEHA2F24090p (weakly similar to uniprot|P38772 Saccharomyces cerevisiae YHR040W BCD1 Essential protein required for the accumulation of box C/D snoRNA), with protein MVSENLVCSICHLNEHKYTCPACGVKTCSINCVKRHKRQTECSGLVDQSKFVPKKILSQDESHINRDYNFLMNVGRQIHVGKGDIKSSAKNVFKRQFGGGNQNKNKRFKGNNVDSQEAVDTRIECVKKAFLQEPTTVIKRNNTMIIQLPPGMSRATSNKTGYDKKVGSFIWTVEWVVIDDAGKEKDRFISYRLKEHLLLRDAVPMNILSNAVSVNGEGDSARNIDKEQLHFYLANVVGNDNTKDSILHLNEADSISDALTNKIVLEYPTIYITFNAETWKNRIIKEEDAYNYAKPESSSESGSSDDSDSDDSSDSDSDSDSESDSDEKNTDNETDSDEAPEESSSKPLKVTFDAEAPTQNAPEANKSEE; from the coding sequence ATGGTATCAGAGAACCTAGTCTGTTCGATATGTCATCTAAACGAACATAAGTATACATGTCCTGCGTGTGGAGTGAAGACATGCTCAATAAACTGCGTTAAAAGACATAAGAGACAAACAGAATGCAGTGGATTAGTAGATCAATCAAAATTCGTAccgaagaagatattgtCACAGGACGAAAGCCACATCAATAGAGACTACAATTTTCTCATGAATGTGGGACGACAAATACATGTGGGTAAAGGGGACATAAAGAGTAGTGCTAAAAATGTATTTAAACGTCAGTTTGGCGGAGGGAACCAGAATAAGAACAAACGATTCAAGGGTAATAATGTAGATTCTCAGGAAGCGGTAGATACTAGAATTGAATGTGTGAAAAAGGCGTTTCTACAGGAACCTACTACGGTgattaaaagaaataatacCATGATTATTCAACTACCACCGGGGATGTCACGAGCAACTTCGAATAAAACTGGTTATGATAAGAAGGTAGGGTCGTTTATATGGACTGTTGAATGGGTTGTTATAGATGATGCTGGTAAAGAGAAAGATCGGTTTATAAGTTATAGGTTGAAGGAACATTTGTTATTGAGAGATGCGGTCCCAATGAACATCTTGAGTAATGCAGTCTCCGTCAACGGAGAGGGTGATTCTGCAAGAAATATTGACAAAGAACAGttgcatttttatttgGCAAATGTGGTTGGAAATGATAATACCAAAGACTCAATCCTTCACTTGAATGAGGCCGATCTGATCTCCGACGCCCTTACCAATAAGATTGTTCTAGAATATCCTACCATATATATTACATTCAATGCGGAAACGTGGAAGAACCGTATAATAAAGGAAGAGGACGCGTATAACTATGCGAAGCCGGAAAGTCTGTCTGAATCTGGCTCTTCAGATGATAGCGATAGCGATGACTCCAGCGATAGTGATTCCGATAGTGACTCTGAAAGCGATTCTGATGAAAAGAATACTGATAATGAAACCGACTCAGATGAAGCTCCAGAAGAATCTTCTTCCAAACCTCTCAAAGTAACATTTGATGCTGAAGCCCCAACACAGAATGCACCCGAAGCGAATAAATCAGAAGAATAG
- a CDS encoding DEHA2F24068p (similar to CA3579|CaHSH49 Candida albicans CaHSH49 spliceosome-associated essential protein): protein MTSVFRKPPDSDRNVKASLYFGNLDPQVTEPLLYELFIQFAPIRSLNLPKDRVLKTHQGYGFIEFRTIKDAEYVLNILRGIRLYGKMLKLKKAEPNFKGSSQQSVGVTTTSNAMDIGAKIFINNLNPLIDEQSLADTFSKFGTLVRSPSIIRDPESGESKGYGFISFNDFASSDTAIEKMDGAILMNSKVSVTYAFKDDPTSGQQMKVKHGDKVERLLAENAKSNNVSNILSTKQNESGKVTKPRKNRRGGN, encoded by the coding sequence ATGACCAGTGTATTTAGGAAACCTCCTGATTCTGACAGAAACGTTAAAGCATCGTTATATTTCGGGAATTTGGATCCTCAGGTAACCGAACCACTTttatatgaattattcattcaatttgctCCAATACGATCGCTAAACCTTCCGAAAGATAGAGTTTTGAAAACACACCAAGGGTACGggtttattgaattcagaACAATTAAGGATGCCGAATAtgtcttgaatattttaagaGGTATACGGTTGTACGGTAAAATGCTAAAACTCAAAAAGGCAGAGCCCAATTTCAAAGGAAGCTCACAACAACTGGTTGGAGTTACCACCACAAGCAATGCCATGGATATTGGCgccaaaatattcattaataactTGAACCCATTGATCGATGAGCAATCGTTAGCTGACACTTTCTCAAAATTTGGTACGCTTGTCAGGTCTCCATCTATTATTCGGGATCCGGAGAGTGGAGAGTCTAAAGGTTATGGCTTCATAagtttcaatgattttgcCAGCAGTGATACCGCAATAGAGAAAATGGACGGTgcaatattgatgaattcaaaggTGTCAGTAACCTATGCATTTAAAGATGACCCTACGAGCGGCCAGCAGATGAAAGTTAAGCATGGAGACAAGGTGGAAAGGTTACTAGCAGAAAATGCTAAATCAAATAACGTGCTGAACATATTGTCTACAAAGCAAAATGAGAGTGGCAAGGTCACTAAACCCAGGAAGAACAGAAGAGGTGGTAACTAA
- a CDS encoding DEHA2F24002p (some similarities with uniprot|P21147 Saccharomyces cerevisiae YGL055W OLE1 Fatty acid desaturase) — MSSKENVSTSGVSPRNRKVLKRKVQHRDDTTAGGNNSQFLNHASHLKAAHMNQMRKRKRDFFNRINYSQTLSVVVLPLFALVYLFKYCPGFVPENTATLIFSCIYYNFTMLAFTAGYHKCFAHNAFRPQFMFLQMYFAVFGSSLGMGSIKWWVSLHRSHHQFTDDTERDPYSIKRGFTWAHWGWLIKKPKIVTFYEEFMEHEFPQEIQAKKDHLEAKRALVNEVDFDEEYCDDELEILKNNYELSVHELILWQNRYYFLFFVLSTLVIPVAITVIICKDTWVNGILYPGILRMFLCQQSILSTESVCHMKGLGVSIPMQPFNDKNSSQNCMNPLISLLTYGQGSQNFHHEFPHDYRCAPSLFTFDPTKWYIWTLSKFGFVSDLCTTPKDLITQLRIQQKQEVINRMKSQLNWGTPISKLPLIKPKDFKKISSSASHNNRIYIVIQNIIHDITSFMDQHPGGVPLLKASHGKDATKAFYGGVYGHSTAAANLLATMRIGVLDVGNDEEVWKRVVREEGDVTNENERHENKSYRSAEAA, encoded by the coding sequence ATGTCACTGAAAGAAAATGTTAGTACCAGCGGAGTGTCGCCCAGGAACAGGAAGGTTCTTAAGCGTAAGGTACAGCACAGGGATGATACTACAGCGGGTGGAAATAATAGTCAATTCTTGAACCATGCTTCACATTTGAAGGCTGCTCATATGAACCAGATGAGGAAGAGAAAAAGggattttttcaatagaaTTAACTACAGCCAGACGCTATCTGTGGTAGTCCTCCCGTTATTTGCGTTGGTGTATTTGTTCAAGTATTGTCCAGGATTTGTTCCTGAAAATACGGCCACGTTGATTTTCTcatgtatatattataaCTTCACGATGTTGGCGTTCACGGCTGGATACCATAAGTGTTTTGCGCATAATGCGTTCAGGCCACAGTTCATGTTTTTGCAGATGTACTTTGCGGTTTTTGGGAGCAGTCTCGGGATGGGGTCAATTAAATGGTGGGTATCTTTACACAGATCGCATCACCAGTTCACAGATGACACTGAAAGAGATCCATATCTGATCAAACGGGGGTTCACATGGGCACATTGGGGCTGGTTAATTaagaaaccaaaaataGTTACATTTTACGAAGAGTTTATGGAACACGAGTTTCCACAAGAAATTCAGGCCAAGAAGGATCACCTTGAAGCTAAACGAGCATTGGTAAACGAAGTTGATTTTGACGAGGAATACTGTGACGATGAGTTggagattttgaaaaataattatgaaCTTAGTGTCCACGAGCTTATTTTATGGCAAAATAGGTATTACTTTCTATTCTTCGTACTTTCCACATTAGTTATTCCTGTGGCGATCACTGTTATAATTTGCAAAGATACTTGGGTAAATGGAATATTATATCCTGGTATTCTTAGAATGTTTTTATGTCAACAACTGATTTTAAGTACAGAATCTGTATGCCATATGAAAGGATTAGGTGTATCCATCCCTATGCAGCCCTTCAATGATAAGAATTCCTCGCAAAACTGTATGAATCCTTTGATTAGTTTGCTTACCTATGGCCAGGGGctgcaaaattttcatcatgAATTTCCCCATGATTATCGCTGTGCACCATCGCTATTCACATTTGATCCGACTAAGTGGTATATATGGACTTTGTCCAAGTTTGGTTTTGTAAGCGATCTTTGTACAACACCGAAAGACCTTATTACCCAATTAAGGATACAGCAAAAGCAGGAAGTAATCAATAGAATGAAAAGTCAATTAAACTGGGGTACACCTATTTCGAAGCTACCATTAATCAAACCAAAagatttcaagaaaatcagCTCTTCTGCGAGTCACAACAAcagaatatatattgtcatccaaaatatcattcatGATATTACCTCGTTCATGGACCAACATCCCGGTGGGGTGCCATTATTAAAAGCTTCCCATGGTAAGGATGCAACTAAGGCATTTTATGGCGGTGTCTATGGACATCTGACTGCAGCTGCGAACTTATTAGCTACCATGAGAATTGGTGTTCTCGATGTTGGTAATGATGAAGAGGTCTGGAAGAGAGTGGTACGTGAAGAAGGTGATGTCACTAATGAAAACGAAAGACATGAAAATAAGCTGTACAGATCGGCAGAGGCAGCTTGA
- a CDS encoding DEHA2F24134p (similar to CA3582|IPF15466 Candida albicans IPF15466), producing the protein MGSNLKYSAANSSRITKRTINTSPVKQAQKDLKKYLPSQTKYLQNLKNKKALSPSPKISEGKQDDVPLTVQDYNVQLDYQLSKKDDILVAVNTILDNQWSESTTLHSRFHTRQEVQNSRNNEDLLFSLPGLSMKVKAEVIKYRTNQLPHGLITINQLYSIYEQQGNTFVDRNLEMRIREGKLRKFVITNASPIISRSPQKFQHGKVTYGYENVEVIVKSENYLNNIKSQINILEKEMNVQDISINDKSNKASLCECLQKFLKFVINHPTALFINNNQGMDNQELSKLVSLGYITLTSNHLNEIESHQYSISYPNCGTYLKLINAGRSWLVKSLNKCKYKELLEEHLFNRWEGLNTSFNGTSKMNNFRSPFYGYDLFWILADALGAGVIEVFNTPVGRGWRLTGKV; encoded by the coding sequence ATGGGATCCAATCTTAAGTACAGTGCTGCCAACTCATCAAGAATAACAAAGAGGACTATCAATACGTCTCCGGTTAAACAGGCGCAAAAAGACTTGAAAAAGTATCTACCTTCGCAGACAAAATATTTGCAGAATttaaagaacaagaaagCTTTAAGTCCATCACCCAAAATATCGGAAGGCAAACAAGACGATGTGCCACTTACTGTCCAAGATTATAATGTGCAGCTAGACTACCAGCTTtccaagaaagatgatATATTGGTAGCGGTCAATACTATTCTTGATAACCAATGGTCCGAATCAACCACTCTTCATTCAAGGTTTCACACGAGGCAAGAAGTACAAAATTCCCGTAATAACGAAGATCTTTTGTTCCTGTTACCTGGGTTATCCATGAAAGTTAAAGCAGAAGTCATTAAATATAGGACAAATCAATTACCTCATGGTTTAATTACGATAAATCAACTTTATTCCATCTACGAACAGCAGGGCAATACATTTGTAGATAGAAATCTAGAAATGAGAATACGAGAAGGGAAACTTCGAAAGTTTGTTATAACTAATGCATCACCGATTATACTGAGATCGCctcaaaaatttcaacatGGCAAAGTAACATATGGCTATGAAAATGTCGAAGTTATAGTTAAATCTGAAAACTATTTGAATAACATAAAGAGCcagataaatatattggaGAAGGAAATGAATGTCCAAGACATACTGATAAATGATAAATCTAATAAGGCGTCCTTGTGTGAATGCTTGCAAAAGTTTCTTAAATTTGTCATCAATCACCCTACTGCCCTTTTCATAAACAATAACCAAGGAATGGATAATCAAGAGCTTTCAAAGTTGGTATCTCTAGGGTATATAACCTTAACTTCGAACCATTTGAATGAAATAGAATCGCATCAGTATTCAATATCTTATCCAAATTGTGGTACTTACCTTAAGCTTATTAATGCAGGGCGTTCATGGTTAGTCAAAAGCTTGAATAAatgtaaatataaagaattacTTGAAGAGCATCTATTCAACAGATGGGAAGGTCTTAATACAAGTTTCAATGGGACTTCGAAAATGAACAATTTTAGAAGTCCTTTCTATGGATATGACTTATTTTGGATATTAGCAGATGCACTCGGGGCAGGAGTTATAGAGGTATTTAACACCCCTGTCGGAAGGGGCTGGCGATTAACAGGGAAGGTTTAA
- a CDS encoding DEHA2F24046p (similar to uniprot|P38230 Saccharomyces cerevisiae YBR046C ZTA1), whose amino-acid sequence MSTNDLPSTQKVVLFEENSDSVDVIKYTDFDTPKIAAPNEIIIKNKFAGVNFIDSYFRKGIYPSQKPHIFGREAVGVVAAVGDKVTKFSVGDKVAYLSGSTFAQYTKLTDSYVQILKLDPSTSDESLKFYAAALLQGLTALTFIHEAYAVKKGDYVLVWAAAGGVGKILTQLISQQGAHVIAIASTEEKLALAKKYGAEYGVNHLTDDIVEKVKEITDGKGVNASFDSVGKDSAEISLTSLARKGTFVSYGNSSGVVPPLSINRLSPKNLTVLRPQLLGYLTTSEEWEHYVRLLFKLIDSGDLKIDISKTYPLSEYKQATSDLEGRKTTGKLVLEVPQ is encoded by the coding sequence atgtCTACAAATGATCTCCCAAGTACTCAAAAAGTAGttttatttgaagagaATAGTGATTCTGTTGAtgttataaaatatacagACTTCGACACCCCAAAGATTGCCGCCCCTAAcgaaatcattattaagaatAAGTTTGCTGGTGTGAACTTTATTGATTCATACTTCCGTAAGGGAATCTACCCATCCCAAAAACCTCATATATTTGGTAGGGAGGCAGTTGGGGTAGTTGCTGCAGTTGGTGATAAGGTAACCAAATTTTCTGTTGGAGACAAGGTAGCCTACTTATCGGGATCGACGTTTGCTCAGTATACCAAGTTGACAGATTCTTATGTTCAGATCTTGAAATTAGACCCTAGCACTTCTGATGAATCTCTCAAATTCTACGCGGCTGCGTTGTTACAAGGATTAACGGCACTCACATTTATCCACGAAGCCTATGCCGTTAAAAAAGGGGATTATGTTTTGGTCTGGGCAGCAGCTGGTGGAGTTGGAAAAATCTTGACTCAATTGATTTCGCAGCAAGGCGCTCATGTTATTGCCATTGCATCCACGGAGGAAAAGTTGGCATTAGCTAAAAAGTACGGTGCTGAATATGGAGTGAACCACCTTACTGATGATATTGTTGAGAaagttaaagaaattaCCGACGGTAAAGGGGTCAATGCGTCTTTTGACAGTGTTGGAAAGGACTCGGCAGAGATTTCTCTTACGTCATTAGCAAGGAAAGGTACATTCGTCAGTTATGGTAACTCTTCCGGAGTTGTTCCACCATTATCTATAAATAGGTTGTCACCAAAGAATTTGACTGTTTTAAGGCCTCAATTGTTGGGATATCTTACCACAAGCGAAGAATGGGAACATTACGTTCGTTTGTTATTCAAGCTAATCGATTCTGGAGATTTGAAGATTGATATTCTGAAAACATATCCATTATCTGAGTATAAGCAAGCTACATCTGATTTAGAAGGAAGAAAGACTACTGGTAAACTCGTTTTGGAAGTTCCACAATAA
- a CDS encoding DEHA2F24156p (similar to uniprot|P53723 Saccharomyces cerevisiae YNR021W) produces the protein MISGIVLALGFSPMVMAIDLFGTTHKFNAAELSEMTLIERLKVHNWGLEYLTLGFTIVFIILFKAGDVYNQYLTTSYLKGLGDVFKKNFFQYGVTEKELYIKDSSEDYSSYATGRINIAKVNIDIKLKPRHNIFVWVLESVMSFFTDSVVYPTDKVNIEITPSPEANLDNFISAVVSKLGMNDFRKFNYFLSLTRTSDSANIPESFVLMSEANEFQEKTLTPELKKALTLQAASFLKFIAITDQPIERPETIAECAPKQRILISTTLTSNGDQLAQLSEILAAIFNLVDQLASKQITFKSDALKKIVKTRELEISKIKKVLDDVKQEELAAEKAKLKRAERTNLRNLSREEQIKLEKKEAEKKQRKAQRKQRVKM, from the exons ATGATAAGTGGAATAGTTTTGGCTTTAGGTTTCTCTCCAATGGTTATGGCCATTGATCT TTTTGGTACTACCCATAAATTCAATGCTGCTGAACTTAGCGAAATGACTCTTATAGAAAGATTGAAGGTCCACAATTGGGGTTTAGAATACCTTACTCTTGGGTTTACAattgtttttattattctcTTTAAGGCTGGTGATGTctataatcaatatttgacCACTTCTTACTTAAAAGGGTTAGGTGACGTTTTCAAGAAGAACTTCTTCCAATATGGTGTTACTGAAAAAGAGTTATATATCAAGGATAGCTCAGAAGATTACTCGTCTTATGCAACTGgaagaataaatattgCTAAGGTTAACATTGATATCAAGTTGAAACCTAGACacaatatttttgtttggGTCCTTGAGTCTGTTATGTCGTTTTTTACAGATTCGGTTGTTTATCCTACTGATAAAgttaatattgaaatcacTCCTTCACCTGAAGCAAACTTGGACAATTTCATTTCTGCTGTTGTCTCTAAGCTTGGTATGAATGATTTCagaaaattcaattatttcttgtCTTTAACCAGAACTTCTGATTCTGCTAATATCCCAGAATCATTTGTGTTGATGAGTGAAGCGAACGAATTTCAAGAGAAGACTTTGACTccagaattgaagaaggcTTTAACTTTGCAGGCTGCTTCTTTCTTAAAATTTATTGCTATCACCGATCAACCAATTGAAAGACCAGAAACAATTGCCGAGTGTGCACCAAAGCAAAGAATTCTTATTTCAACCACTTTAACTAGTAATGGTGATCAGTTAGCTCAACTTTCTGAAATATTAGCTgctattttcaatttagTCGATCAATTAGCCTCTAAGCAGATTACCTTTAAATCCGATGCCTTAAAGAAAATCGTGAAGACAAGAGAACTCGAAATTTCTAAGATTAAGAAGGTCTTAGATGATGttaaacaagaagaattagctGCTGAAAAGGCCAAGTTAAAGAGAGCTGAAAGAACAAACTTGAGAAATTTGTCCAGAGAAGAACAAATTAAGCTTGAGAAGAAAGAGGCTGaaaagaaacaaagaaaagctCAAAGGAAACAACGGGTTAAGATGTGA